The following proteins are encoded in a genomic region of Xenopus laevis strain J_2021 chromosome 3L, Xenopus_laevis_v10.1, whole genome shotgun sequence:
- the LOC121401678 gene encoding adhesive plaque matrix protein-like, with protein sequence MKSFPPVLQELLPIPFPLSYRNCFPFPSHCPTGSASHSLPAVLQELLPIPFPLSYRKCFPFLSRCPTGSASRSFPAVLQEVLPVPFPLSYRKCFPSFPLSYRKCFPFLSTCPTGTASHSLPAVLHEVLSTCPTGTASHSFSSVLQELLPIPFPLSYRNCFPFLSAVLQEVLPVPSTCPTGSASRSFPPVLQEVLPVPFHLSYRKCFPFLSTCPTGSASRSFPPVLQEVLPVPFPLSYRKCFPFLSRCPTGSASRSFPPVLQEVLPVPFPLSYRKCFPFLYLLSSGWGIWGSSRGCWGIWCPG encoded by the coding sequence ATGAAGTCCTTTCCACCTGTCCTACAGGAACTGCTTCCCATTCCTTTTCCTCTGTCCTACAGGAACTGCTTCCCATTCCCTTCCCACTGTCCTACAGGAAGTGCTTCCCATTCCCTTCCCGCTGTCCTACAGGAACTGCTTCCCATTCCTTTCCCGCTGTCCTACAGGAAGTGCTTCCCGTTCCTTTCCCGCTGTCCTACAGGAAGTGCTTCCCGTTCCTTTCCCGCTGTCCTACAGGAAGTGCTTCCCGTTCCTTTCCCCCTGTCCTACAGGAAGTGCTTCCCGTCCTTCCCGCTGTCCTACAGGAAGTGCTTCCCGTTCCTTTCCACTTGTCCTACAGGAACTGCTTCCCATTCCCTTCCCGCTGTCCTACATGAAGTCCTTTCCACCTGTCCTACAGGAACTGCTTCCCATTCCTTTTCCTCTGTCCTACAGGAACTGCTTCCCATCCCCTTCCCGCTGTCCTACAGGAACTGCTTCCCATTCCTTTCCGCTGTCCTACAGGAAGTGCTTCCCGTTCCTTCCACCTGTCCTACAGGAAGTGCTTCCCGTTCCTTTCCACCTGTCCTACAGGAAGTGCTTCCCGTTCCTTTCCACCTGTCCTACAGGAAGTGCTTCCCGTTCCTTTCCACCTGTCCTACAGGAAGTGCTTCCCGTTCCTTTCCCCCTGTCCTACAGGAAGTGCTTCCCGTTCCTTTCCCCCTGTCCTACAGGAAGTGCTTCCCGTTCCTTTCCCGCTGTCCTACAGGAAGTGCTTCCCGTTCCTTTCCCCCTGTCCTACAGGAAGTGCTTCCCGTTCCTTTCCCGCTGTCCTACAGGAAGTGCTTCCCATTCCTTTACCTCCTTTCCTCAGGATGGGGTATTTGGGGCAGTTCCCGTGGGTGCTGGGGTATTTGGTGCCCAGGGTGA